A part of Anolis sagrei isolate rAnoSag1 chromosome 3, rAnoSag1.mat, whole genome shotgun sequence genomic DNA contains:
- the LOC132770831 gene encoding tectonic-3: protein MALTLPLLLLLFFSVSGLSKAQAEEENVTLKAEEVNSTLKPEESSTILMAEDINSTLGAENSTLKAEEAPTEAARPSETPEVQRDESPESPGDSLCPCDLHPGFCDLNCCCDSNCGLQCNLGSSDCPFSFCLPGSTRAVSQMCLDKSLIFRNNTPYRTQIVPSSDGCKLLFCVQLNDSKLNYLQEPQLVTKANFPALSAEYGGPSFILPEQAQSSPAAFYQVN, encoded by the exons ATGGCGCTCACGCTGCCCTTGCTTCTCCTCTTGTTCTTCTCAGTGTCAGGGTTGTCGAAGGCCCAGGCGGAGGAGGAAAACGTTACCCTGAAGGCCGAGGAAGTAAACAGTACTTTGAAGCCAGAAGAAAGCAGCACTATTCTGATGGCGGAGGACATTAACAGTACTTTGGGGGCGGAGAATAGTACCCTGAAGGCGGAGGAGGCCCCCACGGAAGCGGCGCGCCCCAGCGAGACGCCCGAAGTCCAGAGGGATGAGAGCCCTGAATCTCCAGGCG ACTCACTCTGCCCCTGTGACCTCCATCCAGGTTTCTGTGACCTTAACTGCTGCTGTGATTCAAACTGTGGCTTACAATGCAACCTGGGGAGCTCCGACTGCCCCTTCTCCTTCTGCCTTCCAGGCAGCACCAG GGCTGTGAGTcagatgtgtttggacaagtCTCTCATTTTCCGAAATAACACTCCCTACCGCACTCAGATCGTCCCTAGTTCTGATGGCTGTAAATTGCTCTTCTGTGTACAATTAAATGATT CAAAACTGAACTACTTACAGGAACCACAGTTGGTTACAAAAGCAAACTTCCCAGCACTTTCAGCAGAATATGGAGGGCCATCCTTCATATTACCAGAACAAGCTCAGTCATCTCCAGCTGCTTTTTACCAGGTAAATTGA